The genomic region CCAACTCCTCGGTTCTTTTTAAATCCTGTTCCGTAACCGCATATTGGGCTTTAAAAACTTTTAAGGATTCCTTGTTGGACAATACGGATAAATAAGCATTGGCCACATTAAGCCTAATGTCATCTTTTAAGTCGTCTAAGCGGTATTGGCTTGCAATGGCATTAAGTTTGGCTCTATTGAACCTATGTACGTTTCGTAGACCATCAAACAAGGTTATATTACTGCTAAAACCGGCATTTATATTGTTTGCCGTACTTGTTGTCGGAAGGTTGTTCGTTGGGTTGATGGAAAAACCTGTATTACTGTTGAAAGACGAGGATGCGTTCAAATTTGGAAGAAAACTCCCCAAGGCATCTGATTTATCAATAGCTGCATTTTCAAAATCAAGTTCAAATTGCTCTATGGAAAGGTTGTTGTCCATCGCATAGGTAACACACTCCTGCAAGGTCCATTTTTTTTGCTGTGCCGATACGATTCCCATTGCCAGAATAAGCAATAGGACTGTTAGTTTATGTTTCATTTAGTGATTTTTGTTGATTATTTTGATTGATGTTCTTACTCTTCGGTCTCTTCATCCCCATCTTCCTCTTCTCCTATTTTTACAGGTTCGGTTTTGTTCCATACTTTTACTTCATCGCTTTCCGTAAGACCTGAGACAACTTCTACGTTTACCCCGTCGGAAATTCCGATCTCAATGTCTTTTCTTTCAAACTTTTGGTCGCCTTTAGCCAATTCAACATAAGGTTTGTCCGTTTTTTTGTCAAACTGTAACAAAGCTTCGGGAATGACAAGCACGCTGTCCTTTTTCTCCAATACCAATGAAGCATTGGCACTATACCCGGCACGAATAAAGATATCATCCTTTATCTCTACGTCACCTTCAATTTTGAACTGTACCGCCCCCGTTTCCTCGACACCTTTAGGGGCCACAAACTTTAGCTTGGCGTCTAGCTCTGCACCTTCTATGGCACCCAAGCTCACTTTTAACGGCATGCCCACTTTCAGCTTGCCCACTTCGCCTTCATCTACCTTTCCTTCAAAAATCATTTTACTCAAATCGGCAATGGAAGCGATTGTGGTCCCATCGTTGAAATTATTACTTTGTATTACCTGATCGCCTTCCTCAACCGGTATTTCCAAAATAGTACCTTCTACGGTAGCCCTAATATCGGTATTTGCTGTACTTCCCCCACCGGCAGAACCTATTCGAATGATCTGATAATCGGCCCGTGCATTTTTGAGTTCTTGTTCAGCTTGGTTAAACTGTAATTGTAACGTGTTGAAATCTTGGCTTGAAATTACTCCCTTATCAAAAAGAGCTTTATTACGTTCGTATTCAATTTTGGTGTTGTTCAGTGCCAATTCGGCATTTCTTACCCTACCTCTTGACTGGTTCAAAGCCTGTTCATTGGGAACTACTTTGATACGTGCGATCAAATCCCCTGCTTTTACCTTAACACCTTCCTCTAGGTATATTTTTTCGATAATGCCCGAAATTTGGGGCTTTATCTCTATCTCATCTTCCGGAACTACCTTACCCGTGGCTACGGTTTTCTTTTCTATGTTTGAGATGAAAGGTTTTTGCGTATCGTAGGTTATCGCAGATTTACTATTGGATTTCACAAAGAAGGCAGCGGCCCACAAAGCACCCAACACTAAAATTACGATACCCACCCATTTTAAAACTTTTTTCATTTGTAGTTATTTATTCAATTTGTATTTGGTTTAGTTTATTCTTCTCGCAATGCATCAATTGGTTTTATGCTTACGGCACGTTGGGCAGGAATCAAGCCTATCAACGTTCCCAAAATCACCATCAATGCCAACGACCCCAGAACCAAGGGAATCGGCACAGTTGGGTTGGTATAGGGGAAATCGGTACCTTGTGTGAGGGCATCAATGACTTTTAATGTCAATGCCCCAAATATAATTCCCACGATACCGGCCAACAATGTCAAAAACAATGACTCTATTATAATTTGATTGCGGACCTCGCTCGGCGTTGCCCCGAGAGCTCTGCGTACACCCAGTTCTTTGGTACGCTCTTTTACAGAAATCAATAATATATTCCCTATTCCGATAACACCGGCTAAAATGGTTGCCATACCTACTATCAAGGACAAGAATGTGAGTCCGTTGGAAAAACCCATTATCTTGTTGAAAACCTCTCCCAAATTAAACGAACCGAAAGCCCTTTCATCATCTGGATGAACCCTATGTATACTTCTTAATGTCGCCTTGATATCCTCTTCGACCTTTACGGCATCGGCATCATCATAAGCGGCAATGGTAAGCCAACTTACGTCTTGCCCCGTATTGTATAGTTTTCTAAATGTGGTAAACGGAATGTAAATATCCCCATCAGTCTCAAAGCCACCACCGGGGGTGAATTTATGCACACCTACCACTTGAAAATATATATTATCGAGTCTTATGTAAGCTCCAATGGGATCTTCGCCTTTATCAAACAATTCTTTTTGGGTACGTTCACCTATCACGCACACTTTTCGGGTCTGATCAATATCCTCGTCATTAATGAACCTACCGTTATCGTATATTTTTTTAGTAGCTATCTTGGTAAATACGGGATAATCCCCGTAGACCGGAAAATTACTTGATTTTGTCCCCCTAACCGCGGCAGCCGGTGTTCCGCCAAAAACTCCTTTGGCGTTTCTGGGTGCTATGTACTCTATATCGGGAATTCTATTCTGTAGCACTTCAATATCCCCCAATTTCAGTTGCAATTGCCTACCCGTTTTATACCCACTGTAAGGTATACTTGTGTTCTGTGCCCAAGCAAAAATACTGTTCATGGCCACAGTTTCAAATTGACGCTCAAAACCGTTGTCCAAACCTTTTGACGCTCCCGATAAGCCTATATAAATATAGATACCTACAAAAACCCCGATCATCGTTAAAAAGGTACGAACCTTGTTCTTACTGATCGACTGA from Costertonia aggregata harbors:
- a CDS encoding efflux RND transporter periplasmic adaptor subunit; translation: MKKVLKWVGIVILVLGALWAAAFFVKSNSKSAITYDTQKPFISNIEKKTVATGKVVPEDEIEIKPQISGIIEKIYLEEGVKVKAGDLIARIKVVPNEQALNQSRGRVRNAELALNNTKIEYERNKALFDKGVISSQDFNTLQLQFNQAEQELKNARADYQIIRIGSAGGGSTANTDIRATVEGTILEIPVEEGDQVIQSNNFNDGTTIASIADLSKMIFEGKVDEGEVGKLKVGMPLKVSLGAIEGAELDAKLKFVAPKGVEETGAVQFKIEGDVEIKDDIFIRAGYSANASLVLEKKDSVLVIPEALLQFDKKTDKPYVELAKGDQKFERKDIEIGISDGVNVEVVSGLTESDEVKVWNKTEPVKIGEEEDGDEETEE
- a CDS encoding ABC transporter permease yields the protein MRQLFDSNTWQEIFQSISKNKVRTFLTMIGVFVGIYIYIGLSGASKGLDNGFERQFETVAMNSIFAWAQNTSIPYSGYKTGRQLQLKLGDIEVLQNRIPDIEYIAPRNAKGVFGGTPAAAVRGTKSSNFPVYGDYPVFTKIATKKIYDNGRFINDEDIDQTRKVCVIGERTQKELFDKGEDPIGAYIRLDNIYFQVVGVHKFTPGGGFETDGDIYIPFTTFRKLYNTGQDVSWLTIAAYDDADAVKVEEDIKATLRSIHRVHPDDERAFGSFNLGEVFNKIMGFSNGLTFLSLIVGMATILAGVIGIGNILLISVKERTKELGVRRALGATPSEVRNQIIIESLFLTLLAGIVGIIFGALTLKVIDALTQGTDFPYTNPTVPIPLVLGSLALMVILGTLIGLIPAQRAVSIKPIDALREE